In Levilactobacillus brevis, the genomic window ACCTACAAGGTTATCTGCGTCAGGGCGATTCAGCCACTTACCCCGCCATGATTATTGTTCCCGGTGGGTCATACACCCACATCCCGGAACAGCAGGCTGAAGACCTGGCGTTGGCCTGGTCCGCTCGGGGCTATCAAGCCTTCTTCCTACGGTATAGCTTTGTCGGCGAGAAGACCCCGCTATTACCGGCACCAGTCGTTGAGTTAGCGCAGAGTGTCGCCGCAATTCGGCAACACGCGACCGACTGGCAGATTGACTCTGACCAGATTGCCGTAGCTGGCTTTTCCGTGGGTGGCCAAATTGTGGCCTTATTCAACGACCTTTGGCACGACCAAAAGCTTAATCAGCTTGCCGGCACCCAGCCAGAACAGGTGAAGCCCCACGCTATTATCTTAGGTTACCCGGTCATTTCACCAAAATTAGGTTTTCCAACCGATCAACAAGTGCTGGCCAGCTGGACCGATGACCCCGATAGTATCGCCGCCGATGAGTTGGTCAACGACCGCAACGTTCCGAGCTTCATCTGGGTCACGGCCGCCGATCCCCTCGTTCCGGTGCAAAACGCCATGAGTTATGCGCAGGCTTCCCTCGCCCATCACGTAGATACCGACCTGCACGTCTTCCATCACGGTTCTCACGGCCTGGCCTTAGCCAACCACGTGACCGCATGGAAACCGGGGACGGCACTGCCACACGTGGCCCACTGGATGGACCTCGCCGCCGAATGGTTGAACGAGCTGAAATAGTTCATCGGCTTAGTCGCCTACGACAGACAGAACATCACACTGACTGTGCCACCCACCTTACCGTTCGCCAAATTTGGCCTGGAACGCGGCGGGAAGGACGGCAAAAGCCAAAGGGCTGTCTTTTGCCTCACTTTGAGCCGATAGTCCACGTCTCAAAGTCGCCATTTTCCAAGCAAATCACTTGGAAAATCCCACGGCTGAGACCAAATTTGCCTCACTCACGGCTACATGGGATATTACCGATTTCTCTGGGTGAACGTTGATATTCTAGTGAGTCGATGGAACATTTAGTAACTTTATCCACATGTAACCGGAGGCAGGCAGGAATGGAGGTAGCCGTGACAGCGGTGTTATCTGATGTCCTGGGTCAGCTTACAGCGCGGGACGCGTTTGGAGACTGACGATTTTGGTCAGGCTTCAAACCGAGCCGAAGGACCACCTCTCAGGCCGCAGGCGATCCCCACAGCACCGGAATCTCTGACAGCCACAGGTGGAGTGACCACTAATTTACCAGCTGAAAACGAGTCAATATTATTTTTAACCTTAATCAGCAATTGAACAATTTTCCACAGAAAAAGGCATGGCCGCTAACGACCATGTCTTTTTGGATAAGCCACTTAAACTTCGGATTTCTTGAGTAACGGCCAGTTCTGCATCATCGGTGCAAAGCGGATGTACAGGCCTTCCGCCACTTGTAACCATAGGTAGGCTAAGAGCACCGCACCAATCGTGTCGGTTGGGAAGTGGGCGTTTAGGTAAACCCGTGAGATCATGACCATGAGCATCCACACAATCAAGATGATTCTGAGGAGCCAGGCTTTCCACGCCTTAGCAATCATCGGCAATAAGATGACCCAAATCATCGCAATCACTAGGAAGGTGCCGAAGACGTGACCACTGGGGAAGCTAAACCCATCATCAATGGCCAAGTGCGTCGAGGGGCGAGCACGCGCCACCACTTTTTTAATTAAAGCGGCAATCACATCCCCACCCGCTAAAGTCGCGAGGCACCATAAAGCTGGAATTTTGAATTTAAAGCCCCATAAGAAGAAGGCAAGAATCAATGTCCAAATAATAGCGAGTTTCGGTTCCGCTAAACTGGTGACCCCTCGATAAAGTAGCGTCTTCCATTCCGGTTGATTTTTCTGAATGACGTCAATGATTGACGAGTCTAAGAAATCAACGTAAGCGTTTTGAG contains:
- a CDS encoding alpha/beta hydrolase — its product is MKIITQSLAEDSAAYLQGYLRQGDSATYPAMIIVPGGSYTHIPEQQAEDLALAWSARGYQAFFLRYSFVGEKTPLLPAPVVELAQSVAAIRQHATDWQIDSDQIAVAGFSVGGQIVALFNDLWHDQKLNQLAGTQPEQVKPHAIILGYPVISPKLGFPTDQQVLASWTDDPDSIAADELVNDRNVPSFIWVTAADPLVPVQNAMSYAQASLAHHVDTDLHVFHHGSHGLALANHVTAWKPGTALPHVAHWMDLAAEWLNELK
- a CDS encoding phosphatase PAP2 family protein → MMLFNRDRDRPWKFTLTTVLFLIVAYFVKAQNAYVDFLDSSIIDVIQKNQPEWKTLLYRGVTSLAEPKLAIIWTLILAFFLWGFKFKIPALWCLATLAGGDVIAALIKKVVARARPSTHLAIDDGFSFPSGHVFGTFLVIAMIWVILLPMIAKAWKAWLLRIILIVWMLMVMISRVYLNAHFPTDTIGAVLLAYLWLQVAEGLYIRFAPMMQNWPLLKKSEV